A genomic stretch from Telmatocola sphagniphila includes:
- a CDS encoding DUF417 family protein, which translates to MGVLKLFEMASRMDKVGVALTRVGLIIVLLWIGGLKAFRYEADGIVPFVANSPTMSFFYADPANYKSHRNPEGALVPENRAWHEANRTYTFAYGLGSVIVLYGLLLCLHPVLPQAAAVGSFLVFIMSFVTLSFLITTPECWVADLGEAQHGFPYLSGAGRLVIKDAIMMGAALVTMADSAKAYLKKRLHATKGALN; encoded by the coding sequence ATGGGTGTGCTGAAATTATTTGAAATGGCGTCTCGAATGGACAAAGTGGGCGTTGCTCTGACCCGAGTAGGACTCATCATCGTGCTGCTGTGGATCGGTGGGTTGAAAGCGTTCCGCTACGAAGCGGATGGGATCGTGCCATTCGTGGCTAACAGTCCGACCATGAGTTTCTTCTATGCCGACCCCGCCAATTATAAATCGCATAGGAATCCAGAAGGGGCCTTGGTACCGGAAAATCGGGCGTGGCACGAAGCCAATCGCACCTACACTTTCGCTTACGGCCTGGGCTCGGTGATCGTCCTTTATGGACTGTTGCTCTGTCTGCATCCGGTGTTGCCGCAAGCCGCCGCGGTGGGCAGCTTTCTGGTGTTTATCATGTCTTTTGTTACGCTCTCATTTCTCATTACAACTCCCGAATGCTGGGTAGCGGATCTCGGGGAGGCTCAACATGGTTTCCCTTATTTGAGTGGAGCAGGTAGGCTGGTGATCAAAGACGCCATCATGATGGGAGCGGCTTTGGTAACGATGGCCGATTCGGCAAAAGCGTATCTGAAAAAACGATTGCACGCTACGAAGGGAGCCCTAAACTAA
- a CDS encoding dihydrofolate reductase family protein yields MSQNNSRITIHMVASLDGFIARKDGRVDWLETPDEFPGGSSLDPEFVDQFLKSIDCYVLGSHTYESALKFEEQGLGWPYGDKPTFVLSSRRLRRNRDTVNFYSGDLTRFVQEQLRPQFRSIWFVGGGSVCAECIRLGLADEIRYSTVPILIGEGISFFSKLERDVPLDLRETKAYKNGIVELVYEVCSTSDH; encoded by the coding sequence ATGTCTCAAAATAACTCTCGAATCACCATCCATATGGTCGCCAGCCTCGATGGCTTTATCGCCCGCAAGGACGGCCGGGTGGATTGGCTCGAGACTCCGGATGAGTTTCCCGGCGGATCGAGTTTAGATCCCGAATTTGTCGACCAATTTTTGAAATCGATCGATTGTTATGTCCTGGGGTCTCATACTTATGAATCCGCATTGAAGTTCGAGGAGCAGGGCTTGGGTTGGCCCTACGGCGATAAACCGACTTTTGTTCTGAGTAGTCGTCGGCTGCGTCGTAACCGGGATACTGTAAATTTCTACTCGGGAGATCTCACTCGGTTCGTCCAGGAGCAACTTCGGCCCCAGTTTCGCTCGATCTGGTTTGTCGGAGGAGGGTCTGTTTGTGCCGAGTGCATTCGACTGGGGCTTGCGGACGAAATCCGATATTCAACCGTGCCCATTCTGATCGGCGAAGGTATTTCTTTCTTCTCCAAGCTTGAACGGGATGTGCCGCTCGATCTCAGGGAGACCAAAGCTTACAAAAATGGCATCGTGGAGCTGGTTTATGAGGTGTGCAGTACTTCCGATCATTAG